The Leucobacter rhizosphaerae genome includes a region encoding these proteins:
- a CDS encoding DUF2304 domain-containing protein — MTAFQLLLIVAVAVVAVLTLRLLSGDRSLAIKRLISILAAVAALLAIIFPQALTWVANLLGIGRGTDLLLYLAIIAALLFAVGMMRAQARRDAKATELARAVALMEARLLESQDRRP; from the coding sequence ATGACGGCGTTTCAGTTACTCCTCATCGTCGCGGTCGCGGTCGTGGCCGTGCTCACCCTCCGGCTGCTCTCCGGGGATCGATCCCTGGCGATCAAGCGGCTCATCTCGATCCTGGCAGCGGTCGCGGCCCTGCTCGCGATCATCTTCCCGCAGGCGCTGACCTGGGTCGCGAACCTCCTCGGCATCGGTCGCGGAACGGATCTGCTGCTCTACCTGGCGATCATCGCCGCGCTGCTCTTCGCCGTCGGCATGATGCGCGCCCAGGCCCGGCGCGACGCCAAGGCCACCGAACTCGCCCGCGCGGTCGCCCTCATGGAGGCGCGGCTGCTCGAATCCCAGGATCGGCGCCCGTAG
- a CDS encoding glycosyltransferase family 2 protein → MTSAPAARTSRGAGNRDVWVIIPLYNEATVIAEVVAGLAPDFPNVVCIDDGSRDGSGAAAAAAGARIVTHPINLGQGAALQTGFEYAQERGAEFVVTFDADGQHRVIDAVEMVDRARAEDLSIVFGSRFLDDRTKAGLLKRIVLKTAVAVTNWTTHTRLTDAHNGLRVIRRDALSQIKLKQDRMAHGTEIVMQLGRTRLPYAEQPVEVLYTDYSKSKGQSLLNSINILIELIIR, encoded by the coding sequence ATGACTTCTGCACCTGCCGCGCGCACATCCAGAGGCGCCGGCAACCGCGACGTGTGGGTGATCATTCCCCTCTACAACGAGGCCACCGTGATCGCCGAGGTGGTCGCCGGACTCGCCCCCGACTTCCCGAACGTCGTCTGTATCGACGACGGATCCCGCGACGGCTCCGGAGCGGCCGCGGCCGCGGCGGGAGCGCGCATCGTGACTCATCCGATCAACCTCGGCCAGGGTGCGGCGCTGCAGACCGGCTTCGAGTACGCGCAGGAGCGCGGCGCGGAGTTCGTGGTGACCTTCGACGCCGATGGTCAGCACCGCGTGATCGACGCCGTCGAGATGGTCGACCGCGCTCGCGCCGAGGACCTCTCCATCGTCTTCGGCTCACGGTTCCTCGACGACCGGACGAAGGCGGGACTGCTGAAGCGGATCGTGCTGAAGACCGCGGTCGCCGTGACGAACTGGACGACCCACACCCGTCTCACCGACGCGCACAACGGCCTGCGGGTGATCCGGCGCGACGCGCTCAGCCAGATCAAGCTCAAGCAGGACCGGATGGCCCACGGCACCGAGATCGTGATGCAGCTCGGCCGCACCCGTCTGCCCTACGCGGAGCAGCCCGTCGAGGTGCTCTACACCGACTACTCGAAGAGCAAGGGCCAGTCGCTCCTGAACTCGATCAACATCCTGATCGAACTGATCATCCGATAG
- a CDS encoding DegT/DnrJ/EryC1/StrS family aminotransferase, which yields MDTFIPAAKPIIGDEEREAVDRVLRSGMIAQGPEVAQFEREFADHFVAGRETVAVNSGTSGQHLGLLAAGVGAGDEVIVPSFTFAATGNSVALTGATPVFVDIELDHFSLDPAAVRAAITPRTKGIMPVHLYGHPFLVDEIEAIAREHGLAIYEDAAQAHGASWQGRPVGTIGDFAMFSLYPTKNMTSGEGGMVSCGTATIARNMRLLRNQGMETQYENEVVGFNARMTDIHAAIGRVQLTKVDAWTAQRQRNAAALDAGLAGIDGIQTPKVADGAVHVYHQYTIRLDPAERDRVRQALLDEYQIGSGVYYPIPNHRLPSLQHFAPGLELPVTEQAAREVLSLPVHPSLRDGDIARIVDALTAISGAGA from the coding sequence ATGGACACGTTTATTCCCGCGGCCAAGCCCATCATCGGCGACGAGGAGCGCGAAGCCGTCGATCGCGTTCTGCGTTCCGGCATGATCGCGCAGGGGCCCGAGGTCGCGCAGTTCGAGCGGGAATTCGCGGACCATTTCGTCGCCGGGCGCGAGACCGTCGCGGTGAACTCGGGTACGAGCGGGCAGCACCTGGGCCTGCTCGCGGCGGGTGTCGGTGCGGGAGACGAGGTCATCGTCCCCTCCTTCACCTTCGCGGCGACCGGCAACTCCGTGGCGCTGACCGGCGCCACCCCCGTGTTCGTGGACATCGAGCTCGATCACTTCTCCCTCGATCCTGCCGCCGTGCGTGCCGCGATCACCCCCCGCACCAAGGGCATCATGCCCGTGCACCTCTACGGCCACCCGTTCCTGGTCGACGAGATCGAGGCGATCGCGCGCGAGCACGGCCTCGCGATCTACGAGGACGCGGCCCAGGCGCACGGCGCGAGCTGGCAGGGTCGCCCCGTCGGCACCATCGGCGACTTCGCGATGTTCAGCCTGTACCCGACGAAGAACATGACGTCGGGCGAGGGCGGCATGGTGAGCTGCGGCACCGCGACGATCGCGCGCAACATGCGGTTGCTGCGCAACCAGGGCATGGAGACGCAGTACGAGAACGAGGTCGTCGGATTCAACGCTCGGATGACCGACATCCACGCCGCCATCGGCCGCGTCCAGCTCACCAAGGTCGACGCGTGGACGGCGCAGCGCCAGCGCAACGCAGCGGCGCTCGATGCCGGGCTGGCCGGGATCGACGGGATCCAGACCCCGAAGGTCGCTGACGGCGCCGTGCACGTCTACCACCAGTACACGATCCGCCTCGATCCCGCCGAGCGCGACCGGGTGCGCCAGGCGCTGCTCGATGAGTACCAGATCGGATCCGGTGTCTACTACCCGATCCCGAACCACCGACTGCCGTCGCTGCAGCACTTCGCCCCGGGCCTCGAACTGCCGGTGACCGAGCAGGCCGCTCGCGAGGTGCTCTCGCTGCCGGTGCACCCCTCGCTCCGAGACGGCGACATCGCCCGGATCGTCGACGCGCTCACCGCGATCAGCGGCGCGGGCGCCTAG
- a CDS encoding ABC transporter ATP-binding protein, which yields MKELWTTLRQLLPILPSGARRYFIGYVLATTAITALDAVAMGLLAIVIGPAMAGNSMKLPIIGEVGPDAAPVITIIAVALIILKSTLAILLHWLATRKFATYEQEIGDRLFSAYINSSWEERSKRTVAEITRIADHGIAFSMANFILPIARVPGLFFTFIAVLAVLLFADPMTSIIAFAYLGLVAYLIHSVVTKRALRAGDVNLDYTYRVANLMTEMIDALKELSLRNRLGQVADLVSENRTHAVRARANISFLSIVPGFAFEAALIGGVILIGAAAYLFQGGMAAALAAVALFAATGFRLIPALTGMQASLVQAGQGLAMTKDVIGDLTSTEQNMQSSQMPADTAVLAATPDKLTLSDVSFRYPEAQQDVIQHMSLAIPLGSSMGIVGPSGAGKSTLIDLLLGLSQPSDGSITIDGVPLRSVLQQWRGRVGYVPQRVALFDGTIAQNVALTWNDDVDRDRVVEALERAQLGSLISDRGDGIDERIGERGVSLSGGQQQRLGIARALYSDPLVLVLDEATSSLDTKTEDEVTKSIQQLRGEVTLISVAHRLSTIKEYDRVCYLDGGTIVAQGTFSEVARTVPAFGEQVRLAGLGGDVQWSGETPER from the coding sequence ATGAAGGAACTCTGGACCACCCTCCGGCAGCTGCTGCCCATTCTGCCGAGCGGCGCCCGTCGATACTTCATCGGGTATGTCCTCGCGACGACGGCCATCACTGCGCTCGATGCCGTGGCGATGGGGCTCCTGGCCATCGTGATCGGCCCGGCCATGGCGGGCAACTCGATGAAGTTGCCGATCATCGGCGAAGTGGGACCCGATGCCGCGCCGGTCATCACGATCATCGCCGTCGCGCTGATCATCCTGAAGTCGACCCTGGCGATCCTGCTGCACTGGCTGGCGACGCGGAAGTTCGCCACCTACGAGCAGGAGATCGGCGACCGGCTCTTCTCCGCCTACATCAACTCGAGCTGGGAAGAACGGTCGAAGCGCACGGTCGCCGAGATCACCCGCATCGCCGACCACGGCATCGCGTTCAGCATGGCGAACTTCATCCTGCCGATCGCCCGAGTTCCCGGCCTCTTCTTCACATTCATCGCGGTGCTGGCGGTGCTGCTGTTCGCCGACCCGATGACGTCGATCATCGCCTTCGCCTATCTCGGTCTGGTCGCCTACCTCATCCACTCGGTCGTCACGAAGCGAGCGCTCCGCGCCGGGGACGTGAACCTCGACTACACCTACCGGGTTGCCAACCTGATGACGGAGATGATCGACGCGCTGAAGGAGCTCAGCCTCCGCAACCGCCTCGGCCAGGTCGCCGATCTCGTGAGCGAGAACCGCACGCACGCGGTGCGCGCCCGCGCGAACATCTCCTTCCTGAGCATCGTGCCCGGCTTCGCCTTCGAAGCGGCGCTCATCGGAGGCGTCATCCTCATCGGTGCGGCGGCCTACCTCTTCCAGGGCGGGATGGCCGCGGCGCTCGCGGCCGTCGCCCTGTTCGCGGCGACGGGGTTCCGGCTCATCCCGGCGCTCACGGGCATGCAGGCGAGCCTCGTGCAGGCGGGTCAGGGCCTCGCCATGACAAAGGACGTGATCGGCGACCTCACGTCCACCGAGCAGAACATGCAGTCGTCGCAGATGCCGGCCGACACCGCCGTGCTTGCGGCGACGCCCGACAAGCTCACCCTCTCCGACGTGAGCTTCCGGTACCCCGAGGCGCAGCAGGACGTCATCCAGCACATGTCGCTGGCGATCCCGCTCGGCAGCTCCATGGGCATCGTCGGCCCCTCGGGCGCCGGCAAATCGACGCTCATCGACCTCCTGCTCGGCCTCAGCCAGCCCTCGGACGGGAGCATTACGATCGATGGGGTGCCCCTGCGCTCCGTGCTGCAGCAGTGGCGGGGAAGGGTCGGTTACGTCCCCCAGCGGGTCGCGCTCTTCGATGGGACGATCGCGCAGAACGTCGCGCTCACCTGGAACGACGATGTCGATCGTGACCGGGTCGTCGAGGCGCTCGAGCGCGCGCAGCTCGGCTCCCTCATCTCCGACCGCGGCGACGGGATCGACGAGCGGATCGGTGAGCGCGGTGTGTCGCTGTCCGGCGGCCAGCAACAGCGCCTCGGGATCGCGCGGGCGCTGTACAGCGACCCGCTCGTGCTCGTGCTCGACGAGGCGACGAGTTCGCTCGACACGAAGACCGAAGACGAGGTCACGAAGTCCATCCAGCAGTTGCGCGGCGAGGTGACGCTGATCTCAGTGGCGCACCGGTTGTCGACGATCAAGGAGTACGACCGCGTCTGCTACCTCGACGGCGGCACGATCGTCGCGCAGGGCACGTTCTCCGAGGTGGCCCGCACGGTGCCCGCGTTCGGCGAGCAGGTGCGTCTCGCGGGGCTCGGCGGCGATGTGCAGTGGTCGGGGGAGACGCCCGAGCGCTGA